The following coding sequences lie in one Pseudomonas sp. B33.4 genomic window:
- a CDS encoding isochorismatase family cysteine hydrolase, translating into MFSLPHRSPRDLPFVTDHTSLLLVDMQRAWLEPQFDAHLNGPDAEYFLTRAHMQVVPNQRRLLSAFREARQNVLHTIIESLTADGRDRSLDHKLSDMHLPKGSVQARIIEDLTPVENEIVLPKTSSGVFNSTNIDYVLRNLETRHLIIAGIVTDQCVDMAVRDAADRGYLVTLVEDACATYSAERHHACLNAIKGYCWITDTDTVISRLQEMRP; encoded by the coding sequence ATGTTCAGCCTTCCCCACCGCTCGCCGCGGGACTTGCCGTTTGTCACCGATCACACCTCGCTGTTGCTGGTGGATATGCAGCGTGCCTGGCTCGAACCGCAGTTCGACGCGCACCTCAACGGTCCTGACGCCGAGTACTTCCTGACCCGCGCGCACATGCAGGTGGTGCCCAATCAGCGTCGCTTGCTCAGCGCGTTTCGCGAGGCGCGGCAGAACGTGCTGCACACCATTATCGAAAGCCTCACCGCCGATGGTCGCGACCGCTCGCTCGACCACAAACTCTCGGACATGCACCTGCCCAAAGGCAGCGTGCAGGCCAGGATCATTGAAGACCTGACCCCGGTGGAGAACGAAATCGTCCTGCCGAAGACGTCATCGGGCGTCTTCAACTCGACCAACATCGACTACGTACTGCGCAACCTCGAAACCCGCCATTTGATCATCGCCGGCATCGTCACCGACCAGTGCGTCGACATGGCCGTGCGCGACGCCGCCGATCGCGGCTATCTGGTCACGCTGGTCGAGGACGCCTGCGCCACCTACAGCGCCGAACGCCATCACGCCTGCCTGAATGCGATCAAGGGTTACTGCTGGATCACCGACACTGACACCGTGATCAGCCGCCTGCAGGAGATGCGACCATGA
- a CDS encoding MurR/RpiR family transcriptional regulator, whose amino-acid sequence MPPLRDLITDPGLDLTPSERKVVRALLDQYPRNGLGPMARLAEHAGVSDPTIVRLVKKLGFGGYAEFQEALLSDMDHRLRSPRTLLQPRAHQHKDDAWSHYLGDSHRLLVETQSLTQPEDVRILTDWLLDARHQVYCFGGRFSSLMATYLLNHLRLLRPGCFALEDNAQLPDRLFDLQRQDVVLLFDYRRYQTQALRVASAAKNNNARVVLFTDIYASPLRELADLIISAPVESASPFDTMVPALAQVEALIACLTLRTENLADRLEGIDALRNDFNTHLMEDK is encoded by the coding sequence ATGCCCCCTCTCAGAGACCTGATCACCGACCCCGGCCTGGATCTTACGCCGTCGGAGCGCAAAGTCGTTCGCGCCTTGCTTGATCAGTACCCGCGTAACGGTCTGGGGCCGATGGCGCGACTGGCTGAACACGCCGGCGTCAGCGATCCGACCATTGTGCGACTGGTGAAAAAACTCGGCTTCGGCGGTTATGCCGAATTCCAGGAAGCGCTGCTCAGCGACATGGATCACCGCCTGCGCTCGCCGCGCACGCTGTTGCAACCGCGCGCCCATCAGCACAAGGACGACGCCTGGAGCCACTATCTGGGCGACAGCCATCGCCTGCTGGTCGAAACCCAATCGCTGACCCAACCGGAAGACGTGCGCATTCTCACCGACTGGCTGTTGGATGCGCGGCATCAGGTGTACTGCTTCGGCGGGCGCTTCAGCAGCCTGATGGCCACTTACCTGCTCAATCACCTGCGCCTGCTGCGGCCCGGTTGCTTTGCCCTGGAAGATAACGCGCAACTGCCCGATCGCCTGTTCGATCTGCAACGCCAGGACGTGGTGCTGCTGTTTGACTACCGCCGCTACCAGACCCAGGCCCTGCGCGTTGCCAGTGCCGCGAAGAACAACAACGCGCGCGTGGTGCTGTTCACCGATATCTACGCTTCGCCGCTGCGCGAACTGGCCGACCTGATCATCAGCGCCCCGGTGGAATCGGCCTCGCCGTTCGACACCATGGTGCCGGCGCTGGCTCAGGTCGAAGCACTGATCGCCTGCCTGACCCTGCGCACCGAAAACCTCGCCGATCGCCTGGAAGGCATCGATGCCCTGCGCAATGACTTCAACACCCACCTGATGGAGGATAAATAA
- a CDS encoding histidine phosphatase family protein, with amino-acid sequence MQTTRLTLICHARTVAQKLACFPTNEPVENSGLAPGSLADRFDGSRRLICAPELRTQQTAAWLGADAQIDEALRDCDWGRWHGVSIKSLQGSEDAALHAWLQDPHATPHGGESVAQLRERVALWLASLQATSGHVVAVTHPFVIRAALIHVMQGTAFHDIDVEPLSMVELRFTGRWRLRLPGLDVKGAL; translated from the coding sequence GTGCAGACCACTCGTTTGACATTGATTTGCCATGCGCGAACCGTCGCACAAAAATTGGCGTGTTTTCCTACGAATGAGCCTGTTGAAAATAGCGGGTTGGCGCCAGGATCTTTGGCCGACCGTTTCGACGGCTCGCGACGCTTGATTTGCGCGCCGGAACTGCGCACGCAACAGACGGCGGCATGGTTAGGTGCGGATGCGCAAATAGACGAGGCGCTGCGCGATTGTGACTGGGGCCGCTGGCATGGGGTGTCGATCAAATCCCTGCAGGGCTCGGAAGACGCCGCGCTGCACGCCTGGCTGCAGGATCCCCATGCCACCCCCCATGGCGGTGAGTCGGTGGCGCAGTTGCGTGAGCGCGTGGCGCTGTGGCTGGCCAGTCTGCAAGCCACATCGGGACATGTGGTGGCGGTCACGCATCCGTTTGTCATCCGCGCCGCGCTGATCCACGTGATGCAAGGCACAGCGTTTCATGACATTGATGTCGAACCGTTATCGATGGTCGAACTGCGCTTCACCGGGCGCTGGCGGCTACGCTTGCCAGGCCTCGACGTTAAAGGAGCACTTTGA
- the cobF gene encoding precorrin-6A synthase (deacetylating), which yields MKQLLVIGIGAGNPDYITMQAVKALNQVDVFFLMDKGQSKDKLIDLRREICERYIDDPDYRFVEAHSPERERGDVDYTASVDDLNRAKQQTFERLINDELSDGQCGGFLVWGDPALYDSTVRILQTILASGACAFEFEVIPGITSVQALAAQHKVPLNTIGHSIEITTGRRLAAGQVSDTDSLVVMLDAEDSYQRVADQQTEIYWGAYLGTPDEILISGRLADVSEEIERVRKAARAKHGWIMDTYLLRKP from the coding sequence ATGAAACAACTGCTGGTGATCGGCATCGGTGCCGGTAACCCCGACTACATCACGATGCAGGCGGTGAAGGCGCTGAATCAGGTCGACGTGTTCTTCCTGATGGATAAAGGCCAGAGCAAAGACAAACTGATCGACCTGCGCCGGGAGATCTGTGAGCGCTACATCGACGACCCCGACTATCGCTTCGTCGAAGCCCACAGCCCGGAGCGCGAGCGCGGCGATGTCGACTACACGGCCAGTGTCGATGATCTGAACCGTGCCAAGCAGCAGACCTTCGAGCGGCTGATCAATGACGAATTGTCTGACGGCCAGTGCGGCGGTTTCCTGGTGTGGGGCGACCCGGCGTTGTACGACAGCACCGTGCGTATCCTCCAGACGATTCTGGCGTCGGGTGCGTGTGCCTTCGAATTTGAGGTGATCCCCGGGATCACCAGTGTTCAGGCGCTGGCGGCGCAGCACAAGGTGCCGTTGAACACGATCGGTCACTCGATCGAAATCACCACCGGGCGGCGTTTGGCGGCCGGGCAGGTGAGTGATACGGACAGTCTGGTGGTGATGCTCGATGCTGAAGATTCATATCAGCGGGTCGCCGATCAGCAGACCGAGATTTACTGGGGCGCTTACCTGGGCACGCCGGACGAGATCCTGATCAGCGGCAGGCTGGCGGATGTCTCGGAGGAAATCGAGCGGGTGCGCAAGGCGGCGCGGGCGAAGCATGGGTGGATCATGGATACGTACTTGCTGCGCAAACCTTAA
- a CDS encoding acetyl-CoA C-acetyltransferase, protein MQDVVIVAATRTAIGSFQGSLASVSAVDLGAAVIRQLLEQTGLDGAQVDEVIMGQVLTAGAGQNPARQSAIKAGLPHAVPALTLNKVCGSGLKALHLGAQAIRCGDAEVIIAGGQENMSLSNYVMPGARTGLRMGHAQIVDTMISDGLWDAFNDYHMGITAENLVDKYEISREQQDAFAAASQQKAAAAIEAGRFVDEITPILIPQRKGDPVAFKVDEQPRGDTTAESLAKLRPAFKKDGSVTAGNASSLNDGAAAVILMSAEKAKALGLPVLAKIAAYANAGVDPAIMGIGPVSATRRCLDKAGWNIDQLDLIEANEAFAAQSLAVAKDLQWDLDKVNVNGGAIALGHPIGASGCRVLVTLLHEMIKRDAKKGLATLCIGGGQGVALALERA, encoded by the coding sequence ATGCAAGACGTCGTAATTGTTGCCGCCACGCGTACCGCGATCGGCAGTTTCCAGGGTTCGCTGGCCAGCGTTTCCGCCGTTGATCTGGGCGCGGCGGTGATCCGCCAGTTGCTCGAACAGACCGGTCTGGACGGTGCACAGGTCGATGAAGTGATCATGGGCCAGGTGTTGACCGCCGGCGCCGGCCAGAACCCGGCGCGTCAGTCGGCGATCAAGGCTGGCCTGCCGCACGCGGTGCCGGCGTTGACCCTGAACAAGGTTTGCGGCTCGGGCCTCAAGGCCTTGCACCTCGGTGCGCAGGCGATCCGTTGCGGCGACGCCGAGGTGATCATCGCCGGCGGTCAGGAAAACATGAGCCTGTCCAACTACGTGATGCCGGGCGCACGCACCGGTCTGCGCATGGGCCACGCGCAAATCGTCGACACGATGATCAGCGACGGTTTGTGGGATGCATTCAACGACTACCACATGGGCATTACCGCCGAGAATCTGGTCGACAAATACGAGATCAGCCGTGAGCAGCAAGATGCTTTTGCCGCCGCGTCGCAGCAGAAAGCCGCTGCCGCGATTGAGGCCGGTCGCTTTGTCGATGAAATCACCCCGATCCTGATCCCGCAGCGCAAAGGCGATCCGGTGGCGTTCAAGGTCGACGAGCAACCGCGCGGCGACACCACCGCCGAATCGCTGGCGAAACTGCGTCCGGCCTTTAAAAAGGACGGCAGCGTCACCGCTGGCAACGCCTCGTCGCTGAATGACGGCGCCGCTGCGGTCATCCTGATGAGCGCCGAGAAAGCCAAAGCCCTCGGCCTGCCGGTTCTGGCAAAAATCGCCGCCTACGCCAACGCCGGCGTTGACCCGGCAATCATGGGCATTGGCCCGGTGTCGGCGACCCGTCGCTGCCTGGACAAGGCCGGCTGGAACATCGACCAACTTGACTTGATCGAAGCCAACGAAGCCTTCGCCGCACAATCGCTGGCGGTGGCCAAGGATCTGCAATGGGATCTGGACAAGGTCAACGTCAACGGCGGCGCCATTGCGTTGGGCCATCCGATCGGTGCCTCGGGTTGCCGCGTGCTGGTGACGCTGCTGCATGAAATGATCAAGCGTGATGCGAAAAAGGGTCTGGCGACCCTGTGCATCGGCGGCGGCCAAGGTGTGGCACTGGCGCTGGAACGCGCATAA
- a CDS encoding CoA transferase subunit B: protein MALSREQMAQRVAREMQDGFYVNLGIGIPTLVANYIPEGMEVMLQSENGLLGMGPFPTEDTIDADMINAGKQTVTARIGASIFNSAESFAMIRGGHVDLTVLGAFEVDVEGNIASWMIPGKLVKGMGGAMDLVAGADNIIVIMTHASKDGESKLLAKCSLPLTGAGCIKRVLTDLAYLEIENGAFVLKERAPGVSVEEIVAKTAGKLIVPDHVPEMQFAAQ, encoded by the coding sequence ATGGCACTTTCCCGCGAACAAATGGCTCAGCGCGTCGCCCGCGAAATGCAGGACGGCTTTTATGTGAACCTCGGCATCGGCATTCCGACCCTGGTCGCCAACTACATTCCCGAAGGCATGGAAGTCATGCTGCAATCGGAAAACGGCCTGCTCGGCATGGGTCCGTTTCCGACCGAAGACACCATTGATGCCGACATGATCAACGCTGGCAAACAAACCGTGACCGCGCGCATCGGCGCGTCGATTTTCAACTCCGCCGAATCCTTCGCGATGATCCGTGGCGGCCATGTCGATCTGACTGTACTCGGCGCGTTCGAAGTGGACGTCGAAGGCAACATCGCTTCGTGGATGATCCCCGGCAAACTGGTCAAGGGCATGGGCGGTGCGATGGATCTGGTGGCCGGCGCCGACAACATCATCGTCATCATGACCCACGCGTCGAAGGATGGTGAGTCGAAACTTTTGGCCAAATGCAGCTTGCCGCTGACCGGCGCCGGCTGCATCAAACGCGTGCTGACCGACCTCGCCTACCTGGAAATCGAAAATGGCGCTTTTGTCCTCAAGGAACGCGCACCTGGCGTCAGCGTCGAGGAAATCGTCGCCAAAACCGCTGGTAAACTGATCGTCCCGGATCACGTTCCGGAAATGCAGTTCGCTGCCCAGTGA
- a CDS encoding CoA transferase subunit A — MAGFDKRVSSYEEALAGLEDGMTVIAGGFGLCGIPENLIAEIKRKGTRDLTVVSNNCGVDGFGLGVLLTDRQISKVIASYVGENKLFEEQLLKGDIEVILTPQGTLAEKMRAGGAGIPAFFTATGVGTPVAEGKEVREFKGRKYLMEESITGDFAIVKGWKADHFGNVIYRHTAQNFNPLAATAGKITVVEVEEIVEPGELDPSQIHTPGIYVDRVICGTFEKRIEQRTIRK; from the coding sequence ATGGCAGGTTTCGACAAGCGTGTGAGTTCCTACGAGGAAGCCCTGGCCGGGCTTGAGGACGGCATGACCGTCATCGCCGGCGGCTTCGGTCTGTGCGGCATTCCGGAAAACCTGATCGCCGAGATCAAGCGCAAAGGCACCCGCGACCTTACCGTCGTTTCCAACAACTGCGGCGTCGACGGTTTTGGCCTTGGCGTGCTGCTCACCGATCGCCAGATCAGCAAAGTCATCGCCTCCTACGTCGGCGAAAACAAGCTATTCGAAGAGCAACTGCTCAAAGGCGACATCGAAGTCATCCTGACCCCGCAAGGCACCCTCGCCGAGAAAATGCGCGCGGGCGGCGCCGGCATCCCTGCCTTCTTCACCGCCACCGGCGTCGGCACTCCAGTTGCCGAAGGCAAGGAAGTGCGTGAATTCAAAGGTCGCAAGTACCTGATGGAAGAATCCATCACTGGTGACTTCGCTATCGTCAAAGGCTGGAAAGCCGACCACTTCGGTAACGTCATCTACCGTCACACCGCGCAGAACTTCAACCCGCTGGCCGCCACCGCCGGCAAGATCACTGTGGTTGAAGTCGAAGAAATCGTCGAACCCGGCGAACTCGACCCCTCGCAGATCCACACCCCGGGCATCTACGTCGATCGGGTCATTTGCGGCACGTTCGAAAAACGCATCGAACAGCGCACCATCCGCAAATAA
- a CDS encoding LysR family transcriptional regulator — MTIKQIRAFLAVAQSLSFAVACERLHLSQSALSLTIKALEEGLGGRLFSRNTRNVALTAEGESLLPLARRLIADWDNAEDEMRQRFSLQRGRVTLAAMPSFAGNLLPPILKTFRARYPNVNVTVNDVINEQVLEMVRDRQVELGVAFEPMQNTAMTFTPLYMDRFVAVVSKDSPLAQRAEIDWQTLLQEPFITLQRPSTVRVMLEEHLQARGMKLPVEFESHQLATVGRMVASGLGVSAVPALCAEQMQELGAHCLTLDDSVERAIGVLTEPGNELSAAAQALFDILKAEDLRQL; from the coding sequence ATGACCATCAAACAGATCCGCGCCTTCCTCGCCGTGGCCCAGAGCCTGAGTTTCGCCGTCGCCTGCGAGCGTCTGCACCTGTCGCAATCGGCGTTGAGCCTGACCATCAAAGCGCTGGAGGAGGGCTTGGGCGGACGCCTGTTCAGCCGCAACACGCGCAATGTGGCACTGACCGCAGAGGGCGAATCCTTGCTGCCACTGGCGCGACGGCTGATTGCCGACTGGGACAACGCCGAAGACGAAATGCGTCAGCGCTTCAGCTTGCAGCGTGGGCGGGTAACGCTGGCGGCGATGCCGTCGTTTGCCGGCAATCTGCTGCCGCCGATCCTCAAGACGTTTCGCGCGCGCTATCCGAACGTCAACGTCACGGTCAACGATGTGATCAACGAGCAGGTACTGGAAATGGTCCGTGACCGTCAGGTGGAACTGGGCGTGGCGTTCGAGCCGATGCAAAACACGGCGATGACGTTCACGCCGTTGTACATGGATCGCTTTGTTGCGGTGGTATCGAAGGATTCGCCGTTGGCCCAGCGCGCTGAGATCGATTGGCAGACGTTGCTTCAGGAGCCGTTTATCACCTTGCAGCGGCCCTCGACGGTGCGGGTGATGCTCGAAGAGCACTTGCAGGCCCGCGGCATGAAGTTGCCGGTGGAGTTTGAAAGCCATCAATTGGCGACGGTCGGGCGCATGGTCGCCAGCGGTCTGGGCGTCAGCGCCGTCCCGGCGTTGTGTGCCGAGCAGATGCAAGAACTGGGCGCCCATTGCCTGACGCTGGACGACTCGGTGGAGCGGGCGATTGGTGTGCTGACCGAGCCGGGCAATGAACTGTCGGCAGCGGCGCAGGCGTTGTTCGATATCCTCAAAGCTGAAGATCTGCGGCAACTGTGA
- a CDS encoding NAD-dependent protein deacetylase yields MLDSPTREHLDTLQEVMADGDFIVLTGAGISTPSGIPDYRDSDGVRRGRQPMMYQEFLAAPESRRRYWARAMLGWPKVRQAQPNAAHEALADLQRSGLIRDLITQNVDTLHDQAGSHDVIELHGSLHRVFCLDCGQRSERDSIQLLMEQQNPYLAGVDAVQAPDGDTLLDPAFEARFQVPHCPHCFGERMKPDVVFFGENVAQATAARAMAAAENAAGMLVVGSSLMAYSAFRLCRVIADRGKPLIAINLGKTRADDLLDLKIEASCEQLLPLLVRKLDR; encoded by the coding sequence ATGCTCGACAGCCCGACCCGCGAACACCTCGACACCCTGCAAGAGGTGATGGCTGATGGCGATTTCATCGTATTGACCGGGGCCGGCATCAGCACGCCGTCGGGGATTCCGGACTACCGCGACAGCGACGGTGTACGCCGTGGCCGGCAACCGATGATGTATCAGGAGTTTCTGGCCGCCCCCGAGTCGCGCCGCCGCTATTGGGCGCGGGCGATGCTTGGCTGGCCGAAGGTGCGTCAGGCGCAGCCGAATGCGGCTCACGAGGCATTGGCCGATTTGCAGCGCAGTGGGCTGATCCGCGATTTGATCACTCAGAACGTCGACACCCTGCACGATCAGGCTGGCAGTCACGATGTGATCGAGTTGCACGGCAGCTTGCATCGCGTCTTCTGCCTGGACTGCGGCCAGCGCAGTGAGCGCGATTCGATTCAGCTCCTGATGGAACAGCAAAATCCGTATCTGGCTGGCGTTGATGCGGTGCAGGCGCCGGATGGCGACACCCTGCTCGACCCGGCGTTCGAGGCGCGTTTTCAAGTGCCGCACTGCCCGCATTGCTTTGGTGAGCGGATGAAACCGGATGTGGTGTTTTTCGGCGAGAACGTCGCGCAAGCCACGGCGGCACGGGCGATGGCGGCGGCGGAAAATGCGGCAGGGATGTTGGTGGTGGGGTCTTCGTTGATGGCGTATTCGGCGTTTCGTTTGTGCCGGGTGATTGCCGATCGTGGCAAGCCGTTGATTGCGATCAATCTGGGCAAGACCCGCGCGGATGATTTGCTGGATTTGAAGATTGAAGCGTCGTGCGAACAGCTTCTACCCCTGTTGGTAAGGAAGCTGGATCGGTGA
- a CDS encoding class I SAM-dependent methyltransferase, with protein MDEAKLNQFMGKLVNDMGGAAMLANVIVGEELGLYRAMADSQPISADALAAKTTCNPRLVREWLSAHAASGYMEHHDGQFRLPEEQALALAVEDSPVYVAGGLGVVASFFHDKDKLVKAMRGNGALPWGDHHPCMFSGTERFFRPGYKGHLIAEWLPALDGVVAKLEEGAKVADIGCGHGASTVIMAQAFPNSRFVGYDYHAPSITVATQRAEEGGVSSRAKFFQGSAKSYPGNDYDLICYFDCLHDMGDPVGAARHAYDSLKDDGTVLLVEPFANDTLDDNINPVGRLFYAASTFICTPNSLSQEVGLGLGAQAGEMRLRKVFVEAGFKQFRRATQTPFNLILEARK; from the coding sequence ATGGACGAGGCGAAGCTCAACCAATTCATGGGAAAACTGGTCAACGACATGGGCGGCGCGGCGATGCTGGCCAATGTCATCGTCGGCGAAGAACTCGGCTTGTATCGGGCAATGGCCGACAGTCAGCCGATCAGTGCCGATGCCCTTGCCGCCAAAACCACCTGCAACCCGCGTCTGGTGCGTGAATGGCTCAGCGCTCACGCGGCATCGGGTTACATGGAGCACCACGACGGCCAATTCCGTTTGCCGGAAGAACAGGCGCTGGCCCTGGCCGTCGAAGACTCGCCGGTCTACGTTGCCGGCGGGCTCGGAGTTGTAGCGTCGTTTTTCCATGACAAAGACAAACTGGTCAAAGCCATGCGCGGCAATGGTGCCCTGCCCTGGGGCGATCACCATCCGTGCATGTTCAGTGGCACAGAGCGCTTCTTCCGGCCCGGCTACAAGGGCCACTTGATCGCCGAATGGCTGCCGGCGCTGGACGGCGTGGTGGCGAAACTGGAGGAAGGTGCCAAAGTCGCCGACATCGGCTGCGGTCACGGCGCCTCGACGGTGATCATGGCCCAGGCGTTTCCCAACTCGCGCTTCGTCGGCTACGACTATCACGCGCCCTCGATCACCGTCGCCACCCAGCGCGCCGAGGAAGGAGGCGTCAGCAGCCGGGCGAAGTTTTTTCAGGGCTCGGCGAAAAGCTACCCGGGCAATGACTACGACCTGATCTGCTATTTCGACTGCCTGCACGACATGGGCGACCCGGTCGGTGCCGCCCGCCACGCCTATGATTCACTGAAGGACGACGGCACGGTGTTGCTGGTCGAACCGTTCGCCAACGACACCCTGGATGACAACATCAACCCGGTCGGGCGGCTGTTCTACGCGGCCTCGACATTTATCTGCACACCGAACTCGCTGTCGCAGGAGGTCGGCCTCGGCCTGGGTGCGCAAGCCGGGGAAATGCGCTTGCGTAAAGTGTTTGTCGAGGCCGGGTTCAAGCAGTTCCGTCGGGCCACGCAAACGCCGTTCAACCTGATTCTGGAGGCACGCAAGTAA
- a CDS encoding DUF692 domain-containing protein: protein MQIPQSSSPPSVGLGLRRGLLKDLQTARTGDFDFLEVAPENWIGVGGAHGAALRELAERYPLSCHGLSLSLGGSAPLDVGFLQEVRVFLDKFNVPLYSEHLSYCSDDGQLYDLLPLPFTEEAVHHVAARIRQAQDILGRRLAVENVSYYAAPRQDMDEVTFTNAVLHEADCDLLLDVNNVYVNAINHGFDPQTFLAAIEPGRVVSMHVAGHFDESDTLKIDTHGASVKPAVWALLAEAYARFGVQPTLLERDFNFPAFSELVVELQTIRHLQVEGGFRG from the coding sequence ATGCAAATTCCTCAATCATCATCGCCACCCAGCGTCGGCCTCGGCCTGCGCCGTGGCCTGCTCAAAGACCTGCAAACCGCTCGCACCGGTGATTTCGATTTCCTCGAAGTCGCCCCGGAAAACTGGATCGGCGTCGGTGGTGCCCATGGTGCGGCGTTGCGTGAACTGGCTGAACGCTACCCGTTGTCCTGCCACGGCTTGTCGCTGTCGCTCGGTGGCTCGGCGCCGCTGGACGTCGGGTTCTTGCAGGAAGTGCGGGTGTTTCTCGATAAATTCAACGTGCCGTTGTACAGCGAACACCTGAGTTATTGCAGCGATGACGGGCAGCTTTACGACTTGCTGCCGTTGCCGTTCACCGAAGAGGCGGTGCATCACGTCGCCGCACGAATCCGTCAGGCTCAGGACATTCTCGGTCGGCGTCTGGCCGTAGAAAACGTCTCCTATTACGCTGCGCCGCGTCAGGACATGGATGAAGTGACTTTCACCAACGCCGTGCTGCACGAGGCTGATTGCGACCTGCTGCTGGACGTCAACAATGTTTACGTCAATGCAATCAACCACGGTTTTGATCCGCAAACGTTTCTCGCCGCTATCGAGCCGGGCAGGGTGGTCAGCATGCATGTGGCGGGGCATTTCGATGAGTCCGATACGTTGAAAATCGATACTCACGGCGCTTCGGTGAAACCGGCGGTGTGGGCGCTGCTGGCCGAAGCCTATGCGCGGTTTGGCGTGCAGCCGACCTTGCTTGAACGGGATTTCAACTTTCCGGCGTTTTCCGAGCTGGTCGTCGAGTTGCAGACCATTCGCCACTTGCAAGTGGAGGGTGGCTTTCGTGGATAA